One part of the Vicia villosa cultivar HV-30 ecotype Madison, WI linkage group LG6, Vvil1.0, whole genome shotgun sequence genome encodes these proteins:
- the LOC131611737 gene encoding kunitz type trypsin inhibitor 104-like, with protein sequence MSTRFLTVFILAHVWLLMETTSIVQIAIDTSGDAVEDDEEYFIRPAITGNGGGPILITGNAPCPLQVGLVNTDLANGLRVVFTPFVTRHDEDDVLLDRDLRVSFVASSSCAQSTEWRVGEKDATSGRRLIITGRDDSTAGAYGNFFRIVPTQTSSIYNIQWCPTEVCSACKFECGTVGVIRENGKILLGLDGGALPIVFQKE encoded by the coding sequence ATGTCAACTAGATTCCTCACTGTATTCATCCTTGCTCATGTGTGGCTTTTGATGGAAACAACATCAATAGTTCAAATTGCGATAGACACAAGTGGCGACGCAGTTGAGGACGACGAGGAATACTTCATCAGGCCTGCTATCACAGGCAACGGAGGAGGTCCTATATTGATCACAGGAAATGCGCCGTGCCCTCTGCAAGTTGGTCTTGTCAACACTGACTTGGCAAATGGTTTGCGGGTGGTATTCACACCTTTTGTCACCCGTCATGATGAGGACGATGTGCTTCTTGACAGAGACTTGAGAGTATCATTTGTAGCTTCCTCAAGTTGCGCGCAGTCCACGGAATGGAGAGTGGGTGAGAAAGATGCTACGAGCGGAAGGAGGCTTATTATAACCGGAAGGGATGACAGTACAGCTGGAGCATACGGTAACTTCTTTAGGATTGTGCCAACACAAACTAGCAGTATCTATAACATCCAATGGTGCCCTACAGAGGTATGCTCCGCTTGTAAGTTTGAATGTGGGACTGTTGGTGTTATTCGTGAAAATGGAAAGATTCTGTTGGGACTCGATGGGGGTGCACTCCCTATTGTGTTTCAAAAAGAATAA
- the LOC131611738 gene encoding F-box/kelch-repeat protein At3g23880-like, which translates to MSLPILPPELIEEILSCLPVKLLVRFTCVCKHWNSLIFDPRFAKLHLERSPKHTHTLLTLLDGVEESETWVVAPQSVRRLLEYPASTVVNEDKCYRFTVNNFYAIGSANGLVCFIGDKSMHYENNEIYSWLWNPSLQLISRNSPTLSFMHPNHWVHLGFGYDDSGDTYKVVAVLWDYTVQKWEGRVHCMGDSCWRKTLACPNFPTLLIRTPIGRFVNGSVNWLALNNLTYHEYEWKDVTIEQLVIFSLDLRNETCKYILLPNSIGVKPQDEPEPALSVLRGCLCLYYNHMNTHFVLWEMREFGVQESWTRLVNLRYEQIQWDFVPDLRLLPVCLSENGDVLMLACPLAWHEVIMYHPRDGRVEHIVLPNNQVWYAYEHMKSLVLPRPHPH; encoded by the exons ATGTCTCTTCCTATTCTCCCTCCTGAACTTATCGAGGAAATTCTTTCATGTCTTCCGGTGAAACTTCTCGTGAGATTCACATGCGTTTGCAAACACTGGAATTCGCTCATCTTTGATCCAAGATTCGCTAAACTTCATCTTGAAAGATCACccaaacacacacacaccctACTTACCTTACTCGATGGTGTAGAGGAGTCTGAAACTTGGGTGGTAGCTCCGCAGTCAGTGCGTCGTTTACTCGAATACCCTGCCTCCACTGTCGTCAACGAAGACAAGTGTTACCGTTTCACAGTCAATAATTTTTATGCAATAGGCTCTGCCAACGGCTTGGTCTGTTTCATTGGTGATAAATCAATGCATTATGAAAACAACGAAATTTATAGTTGGTTATGGAACCCTAGTTTACAATTAATATCCAGAAACTCACCAACTTTGTCTTTCATGCATCCTAATCACTGGGTGCACCTTGGATTTGGCTATGATGATTCAGGAGACACATACAAG GTGGTGGCTGTGTTATGGGATTATACAGTGCAGAAATGGGAGGGGAGAGTTCATTGCATGGGCGATAGTTGCTGGAGAAAGACTCTCGCTTGCCCTAATTTTCCAACTCTACTAATTAGAACTCCCATCGGACGATTTGTTAATGGTAGTGTTAACTGGTTAGCGCTTAACAACTTAACCTATCATGAGTATGAATGGAAAGATGTTACCATCGAACAGTTAGTGATCTTTTCGCTTGATCTGCGCAACGAAACATGTAAGTATATTTTGCTGCCTAACAGTATTGGTGTAAAGCCCCAAGATGAACCAGAACCAGCTCTTTCTGTTTTAAGGGGTTGCCTGTGCCTTTATTATAACCACATGAATACTCATTTTGTTTTGTGGGAAATGAGAGAGTTTGGAGTTCAAGAGTCTTGGACTCGGTTGGTGAATCTTCGCTATGAGCAGATTCAATGGGATTTTGTGCCTGATTTGCGTCTGTTGCCGGTGTGTCTGTCGGAAAATGGAGATGTCCTGATGCTGGCCTGCCCACTAGCTTGGCATGAAGTTATTATGTATCATCCAAGAGATGGTAGAGTTGAACATATTGTACTTCCTAACAATCAAGTTTGGTATGCCTATGAACATATGAAGAGCTTGGTTTTGCCTCGGCCTCATCCACATTAA